Genomic DNA from Nyctibius grandis isolate bNycGra1 chromosome Z, bNycGra1.pri, whole genome shotgun sequence:
CATGAGTGCCATTAAGTTTCTTCAAGATGTAACTGCTTGTCTGTTGGATATTAATGCATTTCGGCCCCATACTCAGGCATTGTCTGAAGCTTGAGGGCTCCTTtgaggaatttctttttttttctacctgtcTTTTCATTCTCTTTACTAACCCACATCATTTAATGTTTCCAGCTAACTTAGAAtcttgaaatattatttattctgattttattaGGCAACTGGAAGAAGACCCTTCCTGAAGAGACAGAAGAGCCTCAGGTAGAAGTGCTACCAGACTCTGAGACTGAAAGTCCAAGtggtgaaggaaaaagaataatgacTCTTGCCCGATTACGGGAGTCGTTCTCTCTCCATCAAATGACAGAGAGTAATTTTCGAAGCccaaaaaaggtaaaacagcagcacagctccccTAGACAAATGTCACTTGATACCACTTTGAGTGCTGTAAAGACTCGGAAGGCTGTCTTGAGTAAGGAGTCTGAGAGTTGTCATAAGATGGACTCGAAGATGTCAATTCCAAGCAGATATTTGAGAAAATTAGAAGATAATGCAGATTCTGGATTCTATAGCACTTCTGAGTCAGATGCTGGATGTAGTACACCAGAAGCTGGGAGCTGCGTCAATAGTGAAAGTGTAATTAATCCTCCTGAAGAAGAATTCTGTAGCTCAGAAGAACAACTTCAAAATGAATATCTTAAAACTGTTGGACGTAGCGAGAAACCATTCAAATGTGATGTTCAGGTCTTGGACACTGAACCTAAGTTAAATCAAGTGAATGACTGGACTAATCAGAATAAGTTATCTCAAGAAGCCAGTAGTTCTTTCCCAagagtaaaatgttttaaaagcagaagattTAAAAGTGAAGCAGATGACCTCAAGGCAGGTAAATGTCCTAAAGTGGAGAATACTAGGAACTGTATGCCAAGTGTTGATGTACTGGtggaagttaaaaagaaaaccgTGCCACTTGAATTCTCAATGAAGGTTTtaacagaaaaggtaaaaaaggtaatacagcaacaacagaaaagtacagaaacacaaaattacagaagatttaaagcaaaaattagtCCTGGAGAAAATAAAGTAGCAGAAGATGAATTAAGAAAAGAGATAAGGTATTTTCACCTTCTTAACATATTTTATTCatcaattaataaaaataattagggAAAAATATAAGACCTGTCAtggggggtgggcaggaggcTTACATCTACGTATTAGTTTTggatatgtattttatttaacttaTGCCATTAAAATGTCTATTTGACAAGTTATTTTACCTGATGGAGCAGCTGTTTGAACTAAGTGTaaatggaatgtggaaaaagacactgaaaaggCCGCAAACATCATAGATTTGGCTTGGTTCAGACTTGTAATTTGCAGTGTAGTCAGAGAAACACTAAATTTTGACAGATATAAACACTCTGAAAAGACTGCATAACTTGTCTTTCTCCCTCATGTGAATTTGAAATTTGGTGAGACATGGCTGTGAAAATAAGTTACATTCAGGTGGTCACTGGACAATAAAAGCATGATTTGTTgatttttggattaaaaaagTGCTAGGAAAGCCTTCTAATTGCGAAAAGGCGGCAAATATGTCATCTACCTTACTTCAAAACCATGATGCTGCCTTCAGTGTTATTCACTTGGACTATCACCATattgcccatttctgattttgttATCACCAGTGGCTGTATTTAAAATGGGAGAATCCTGAACGAGTCCTGTCTTAATGGTGGACTGTGTTCTGCCGGAAATGGCCTCATCGGTCAGTGGCAGATGCCAGATAACTGTACTTTTTCATGTTCATATCCTGCTTAAataagttgtttgtttttttttttatttaatgtaaagTGTGTTctgcaggggagaaaaaagatatTCTTAAGTTTTACAGTCTAACATGATAACTGATGAGCTGTAATTTATGatctgtttatattttgtatatacagcaaagaaatgtttgcaaaaaTGGAAATCATTGGCCAGTTCAATTTAGGGTTTATAATAGCAAAGTTGAATTCTGATCTTTTCATAATTGACCAACATGCTACTGATGAGAAGTACAACTTTGAGATGTTACAACAACACACTGTTCTTCAAGGTCAGAAGCTGATAGTGTaagtattttcattgttttaacaATACTAATTTATAAGTTTAATTCAATGTTTCAGAAGGATATCTATTATTAGATTTATGTAGCACTTCACACATTCAAAACACTTAAGACAAAAGCTGGTTTTATATTCTGTTTCAAAGAGTCAGTCTTcgcatgaaaaataaattccacaGATACAGTCGTAGCTATGCAGCAAGTCAGTGGTCAAACAGATTTCACAGTGAGCTGACAGTGGGCTTACCACAGTTTGGTAAGCATGGTCATATAGTGAGGATATTGGAGACCCCTGTTGCAACAGGGAGTGCTGCCCAACCAACTTAACTCTGCTGAGTAACACTTGGAAGTGATCTGTTCAGTAGAGAGATTTTCTTTTAGCAAAgtgaactgaaatgttttaatagaGAGTATTAGTATCTCTAGATTGCTTCTGAAACCTGTCTTAAGTGGTCTGTGCTATGTCCCTATGCAATACcatacttctctctctctttcaggcCTCAAAATCTCAATTTAACAGCAGTAAATGAAACTATATTGATTGAAAACCTGGacatattcagaaaaaatgGCTTTGATTTTGTCATAAATGAAAATGGTGAGATTGGGCCAGAattgctggaaataaaaaagttcAGCTGTTTCATCTTACTTATTAtgtaaaaatcccttttcataGTTATCAGAAACTTTGAAATAATGTGCATGATAGTGtatggtttgtttgttttttaagactTACGATTCCGTGGTCTCTACACTATTGAGCACAACATTGTAGAGTATTTATCTCGTCAGCTTTTTATAGAAGTTTCTGAAGACTCTTTGGAGTCACTGTTTCACTATATGACTGGATGTCTATTTTCTGGATGTGTTACATTAAAATCCTTTGGTTTTATTAGTACACTTGCTCGTCCCAGCAGGGTTAGATGCAGGCAAATAATAAAtttagaaattttaaattaatagatACCATTggtaaataatgtttttttttttttttggttttccgTATGGCTTTAGCATTGACTTGCCTATGTACTTTTGAGCAAATTGCGTAACCTGCAAGCTTCTTATTGTTTTCATTATACAGCAAGGATAATGAAAGTGCTGTGTGTTACCACTTCGGTATTTGGGAAGTCACTACAgattttttccatattcttcATTCCAGAATCTCCAATTTTTATCTAAAATGCTATTAATTATCAAGCTCTTACCAACAAAAATCCTTAATTATTTTGTAGTCACATAACCTCAAATTAGCTTCATAAACCATTTGTTCTTTGAAATTGAAGGGTTTGTCAGAAATCAGATCTATCTGCTTTAAAGTTTACAAGCCATTTTGTTGTTAATGTTAAAAGGATATCTGCCATAGTTACCACTTTAGTTAGTTACTAACATCCATCGAAAGACTAAATTTAGACCTTTGCATATGTGCAGGTCACACCATATTAATGTATCAAAGTAGTTTCTCAATTTTTCTCTCAAGAAGAGGTAATTTCCTGTAATACTCTGGGTTTTATTAATTATTGCAAATCTTTCAGCTCCTGTAACTCAAAGAGTTAAATTAATATCATTGCCAACAAGCAAAAACTGGACTTTCGGTCCACAAGACATAGATGAGCTGATCTTCATGTTAAGTGACTGCCCTGGAGTCATGTGTAGGCCCTCCAGGGTCAGACAGATGTTTGCTTCTCGAGCTTGCAGAAAGTCGGTAAGTACCACACTTTAtgcttgttttcaaataaataccatattttctgttgtattaTAGATGGCTGTATCTGTATATTGCAGGGGAAGTTTATTGAATGTCAACAGCTAATAGACTTCATTTTGTTCCTTGTGTTTTTGTCTAGTGTAACTTGGGAAAAATTTCTggtagttttttgttttgtttcaaagtaGTGCACTTACAAACATACTGAGCTGTATTTTGTCTTCTGATATTCTTGTAggtctttctgcttttaatgcCTTGCACAGTATTTATTTGCTCTGGTAGCTGAAGCATTGCTCTTACCTGTGTCAGTTGTCAatgtggagaaagaaaataattgggtttttttttcctttacttgcAGGTGATGATTGGAACTGCACTGAATGTGcaggaaatgagaaaactgGTCACCCATATGGGTGAGATTGAGCACCCCTGGAACTGCCCCCATGGAAGGCCTACTATGAGACACATAGTCAGTTTAGACTTGATTGCACCAGAATAAGTCAGTTTCTgtttattaacattttcaattttaattgTTGGCAATATTTCGAGCTTTTATCATGACTCCTTTATTTTGAGTAAAAAAATTTTAGCCAGTCTTTGAATTTGAAGACAATAACACTTAAAGGCATTCAGTGGGGTTTCATTGTTATTTCTATCAAGTCAACTTGATACAATTCCAATTCATGTGTAAATATGATAACTTTTATTGCGATTTACTGTGtgtattacttattttttcaatcaagacttttaaaaaaataaatataaatgtttatatataaagatCAAGAGTAGGTGAACCTCATTTATAGCAAATACACTGATTACTAAAATTAAGTGGAATGTGAATTTAAGTCTCTAGTAATGCCATAAAACCAACATTAACTTTCTATGTTTATACATCCTGtatatgataattttttttaaaatgtaaatgatataCAGGTGAAAATactggtgtgggtttttttctttttttacttataCTAAAGCTGGGTTTCATTAGGTAATTACATCAAGCATTAATATTGCATTTAACGATTAACTTACTGGCATCCATGCTTAATGCTTGAATAGAATAATTCATCTGGcatatttacttttaattagCATTGTTCCCATCCATattccaaacattttttttttcaagaacagGGATTCCTTCTCTgagaatgaatggaaaaaagctGTCTCACCAGGCACTGCCCATCAGGTCAGTCTAAACTCTATCTAAGTAGAATCAAAACAGTTAGAAAATTGTCTTTTTGAATCATAAATATGCTAAAACAAATAGCTGAACTCTTCCATTTCTGTAGGACCAAGATTTGACCTaagaaatctttgtttttattgatgCCTTTTCCTTAGCAGCTCCACTTACTGCTTACGGGGGGATGCGGCTGTGATGCTGCTGTACTCTGGTGCACAAAGCAGCACACGACGCTTCTCTGAGCTGTGTGGCTGATGCGGTGGGCTTGGACAGAACCCGTGTATACATTGTCTGGAACTACCACGCCTATGGGTGTGAATGGGCCAAGTGCCGTGAATAAATTGTCTGTGTTCTGTGTGGAACATGTGCAACGTTTGCTAACTGGTATTTTCCATCCATGATTTCTCAGGATCAAAATGAGCCCAGACAAGGCACTTTCCCTTTGGTCCTGTGTGATGCAGAATTAATCGCCTGCTTTAAGGCAAGCAGAAGGCCAGGCTCTGCTCAGGGGCGGGCTGGCCTGGCTGCTGGCACCGTGCCCTCCTCGGGGCGACGGGGAGGTCGCTTCCCTGAAACGCAGCGCGGGGCGTCCCGGGCACCCCCGGCGGGACCGACCCCCGGCTGGGCTGTGCCTCGCCGGCCTGCGGGGGTGCCGCGGCGCGGCTGCTGTGGTTACGGCCGCCGTGGTTACGGCCGCCATCGCCGCACTGCGGCTGCGCGGCGCGGGCAGTCCGGCGGCAGCCGTGAGGCGCGGGGCCTTTccgggggcagcgcggggctcCGGGGGCTTGCGGCGCTGCCCCGCGGCCGGGACGGGCTTCCAGCGGTGGGCTGTCCCCGCCGGCCCTCGGCCTGCCCCTCGGGCCCTTGGCGCAGCCTGAGCGCGGTTGGTCTGGTCCTGTCATTGCCCGAGCAGAACGAGGCGCTGGCTGGAACCGAGCAGTGGTGAGAACATGGCGGGTGCTTGAGGCTTTCCCTGTCAGCCCTCGCCGCTGCGGCACCAGAGTTGATTCTTGTATTACAAACCAGTGATGATGAAATGAGTGGGAATGGTGATTACAGCTGTTGAAGCAGCCCTGTAGCCTCCACGTAACTCTTTAACTgacaaaataactttatttttataagctACAGTGGTTATTCTATGTTGTGGATCACTCTGCAACTCAGCTTTGAAAGCAAGTTAAATCAATAACACTAGTGCAGCTGTAACTTTAAAGAAACTGACCAAACTCATAtctttgagaaattattttaaacttttccaCATGATTAAATGTAGAATCATTTAATTCTACATTAACCTAAAAAATCTACTAGTAAAGATGGAGACCTCTGTGTACCAAAAGTAAGTTTACTGACAACACTTCTGCTGTAGTGGTTTTGATGGACTTCTTGGAGGTAATTCACAAGCATCGCTTCCTGGTAGCCCTGTGGTCTGCCTGCCACAAGCTGAAACCACTGCCTTGAGGAACTgttattacagaaataatttaaaatacatgcatatatCATAATTAATAAAAGATtcataatttttcatgttttgttgtgtttttttaatcaaatagaTTATAGGGGGAAAAATCTTTCCATAGGACAGTAAatgttcagaaggaaaatatgcGTTGAGACAACTCGGTAATTATGGCCAAGGATAAGAAGAAAGGTggcaagaaggcagaaaaatctGTACATTCTCCTGTTCCTACACAAGATACTACAGCTGAGAGTAGTTCAACAGAGCTGACAGATTTGCAGACCCTAGTGAATGGAGTGGAAGAAACACAGGTGAATCCAGTGATATTGGATAAAGAACCAGAGGAGGTAGAGGAACATCCAGTCCAAAATGTTCCTCAATTCTACGAGGAGCATGTTCTTTCTCAAGTTATTGTAAAAAGGTATGCTCGTTACAAATACATCAGTGAAATCAAGAATTCTTATTTAGGTAACTCTGGTGTACCCAGTGCCGTACAAATATGGATTTTACTCTTGATTTGAGGCAGTGAATCAGGTTATTCAGACCTAGTAACTGTGACATCTTACAAGACTGATACACTTGGAATCCTGCTGCCTTCTTGCATCCGAGAGTGTTGCTGGTGCTCTGTGCTTGCCAAAAGCCTCATTCTTTCAGTTTGTTCACCTATGGTGAAGTTTTGTCTAAGTATACagacagggaagaaaatgtaGCTCTGTCATTTAATGTTCAGTTGTTGCTGCCTTTTAGTGTTCAGGGCTGCTTGTATCCCTTGAGAATATCCTAAACTGAGGAAACAGGTGAATGGCACTGTTAACCAAATCCTTTGGTAGTTCAAGGGAACTATATGTAATGTTTCACATGCTGATCAGGTTGCCTGACTGTAAGTTAGTAAATGCTAccaatgtgcattgttttccTAACTGAAAGAAATACGGGTCTGAGGCAACACAACAATTCCGTGAAATATTACAGGAAAGGtgcaaaaaaaattggaaataattttgtagCTCATTTATCTACACAAGATGCAATAACTGGCCTCTGTGTAGACCATGGTAAATTAAAGGTCATTTGTTATATGTCTGTTGTGATTCAGGTCTACTGGCAGTGACTTGAAATCTTAATctttagtttgttttccttgtagATATGAAGGTGAAAAAGTCCATGGATTGTATGAGGGTGAAGGATTTGCATATTTTGAGGGGGGAAATACATATAAGGTGAgtgtataaattaaaaaaaaaagtagtagtgGATCAAGTTCTTTCTCTAGAACAGGCAGgctatttcttttaatgtagtTGGAGGTTGAGCACTTAGAATGTGTAAGAATTGAAAGCTCTGTTGGTTTCTGGCATTAAAACTTCATTTGAAACTAGTAGTTGGAGGGGAATTAATAtgtcataatttaaaaatcttataGTCACTGAAGGCTTCAGTTGTGGTAAGAATGAATTTGCAAATGATGCCATTGTCTTCATTTTGAAGGGCATGTTTTCTGAAGGGCTTATGCATGGACAAGGGACTTACACATGGGCTGATGGAGTGAAGTATGAGGTAAAGTGCAATTTAACTTCTAACTGAACACAATTACAGCCAATAAGATGTGCAAATTCAAGGAAAGTACGTAAGTTGCAGTAATTGGTACAGTATGGATGGCAACTGCAGACCTATGGCAGTGATTTCAGTCACAAGCCTGACTTCTTCCATATAGCTGGGGAACAGTGAGttagttttttaaatattgtcatTTAATCTTTTAGGGAACATTTGTTAAGAATGTGCAGATGTTTAATGGTTGTTATATGTGGAGTGATGGCAGCATTTATGAAGGATCAGTCAAGAATGGAGTTAGGCATGGATTTGGATTTTTCAGGAGTGGTACTCGTCCTGTTTCTTACATTGGCTATTGGTGTAACGGCAAAAGACATGGAAAGGTAAGTAAGAACACCAAATGAGAGCATGGTCTTGGGTGACTGCCTTCTAGAACAGCATGCACTCTTGTGGAAAGgttttgcaaaaatgttttgtgccATTGCATGGTCTTATGCTATGtagatattaatttttcttgagGATCTTCTCTGAAGTTGTGAATGCTAATTAAAACAATTGggatggggttttgtttgtagCAGAAGAGATGAATGGTATCCTTAAAGGGTAATTGGCCTATTATGTGGTTTGTCCTTTATGCTGCTCCAAGTAGATGGTGACAAAGTCAAAACTGATGACTGCATCAGTAGCCACGTAACAATAACAGAACAGTTAGCTTCCCAGTAATGACAAAGTGATTCCACTGCTTAAATATGTTAGGCAGACCAAGTGTGATAATTACAATTAAGATTGCCTTATCTAGTGTAAGcaacatctagttccaacttTTGAAAGGCAAGTCGTGCTTAGTTATTTGTCTCCGTTTTGTGCATCCAGATTGAAACACTCTTCTGGGCCTGACATTTTGAACACTGATGCTCAGCATGTGAGGAAAATCCATTCTAATCACATGGTTTTGTATTCTGTGTCACTAACGAGACACTGAAATCACACAGGCTGCTGTGGATGGTCACTAGTGGAATGGTTTGTCCAGTTTGTTCTGAGAGGAAGCTATCAGATAAAGACAGAACAATTAATGCTCTAGACCTGCTGTTGGAAGTTGAATTCCGAATGAGTCAGAAAACTGATCTACCTCAGAGTGACTACTGTGATTAAGTTGCCAAAGTTAGCTCTCTGAAAGTATTTCCAAGTGGTTTGAAAACATGGTAGACTTTGATGTAATGTAATACGATTTTTTTTGAACACTTGGTCTTTTTTAGGGTCTTAACTAACATTCATCAAAAGaggttgcttttttatttaattttatcacATCAGTTGCTTTCAGTACAGTGTCTCAAAGTAACTAACTAAGAGCGTGATTACATGTGTCATAATTTCTATGCAATGTTTTATTGATGTAGAttaatatttaagtatttaaattgactATACTGTTTGTTTCAGGGTACCATTTATTATGATCAGGAGCATACGTCTTGGTATTCAGGCGACTGGGTAAATAATGTCAAAGAAGGATGGGGAATGAGATGGTAAGCATGATAACACTTGttcttatctttattttttttattttacatatattattATACAGTTTCTCCTATTGTTTGAAATGGATACAAATGCTACCATTTCATAGTATTGTGTACTTTCTGCAGTGGAATAAATAATTGTACAAAGtgctttataataataaaatagacCTTCTGTAtaacttacatttttatgttgctttatttctgctgaTCATTCCCACAAAAGAATGTCTAAAGACAAAATCCAAAATCAGCTTTGGTAAACCAcaaatcaacatttaaaaacaaataaactcaATTGTTTTGAACAGATGGAGCTGCTTTCATGAATAAATGAATTATTTGTGGaattatatataaagaaatgttttgattaGCCATGGTGAAGactctttggaaaaaaaagaaccagtTAATACTTTTATAGTGATTTGTAAGTTAAAAATAGGAGGTAAACAGTGGATACAATCAAACCTCTGTATCCGTGTCACAGTGAGCCAACTTTCAAATTAGTGCTTCTATTTAGCATTAATAAATGCTAAATTTATTAGCAATGAGGTCTTGCATAAACCTTGCCTTCGTAAGATTCACTTAGAATTCAGTGTGAATGAGTCattaacttttgttttcttgcagctATAAGTCTGGAAATATCTATGAAGGCCAGTGGGAGAAAAATGTACGtcatggaaaaggaagaatgagATGGTTGACAGCTAATCAAGAGTATATGGGACAGTGGGTGTATGGCATACAGGTATTAATTTCTTCCCCAGCAACCTCTTTAGTTTAGCATCTGTCCATTACTTTAGTAAAACTAGATAGGGAGTTTTGTGCAATATCAAAAGAGCTTTGTATTTTTGCCAGTTGAGATATTGGAaatatgctgtttattttaagtTGATTCTCATGTTAGCAATATTCAAGTTGTTAAAAGGCTTAGTCTTACGAAATCATAATTCTCTAATGGAAAATATAAGcctttttaacttaaaaaaaggtttaaaaagtTAAACGTTTGTGATTATACTTAGCTTGAGACATGACTTCAGCAGTGAGTATTTGCTTCTGTGTCACCTGTAAAATATTAGACAACACTGTTCCCTCCTGCAAAAGTTTTATGATGGAAGGAGAAGATTTCTggcattttctgttccttccagTTACTATTCTGTTGGAAAAAGAATGTGAGCtacttcctcttcttttcacTCTGCATAAAATTGTTGAGGAGTCCAGCTTCTGGAACATTGTGGCTTTCTGTCTGGCATGGTGTTCCTCACCTGGCTGTTCAGCATTACAGTCAAAAGGATTCAGGCAGGAAGGATGTCTTTAAGGAGTCCTGTTGGTAGAGCTTGCTCAAATATGTGTTGATTCAGTGTATCCTCTGAGCACTTCTCTCATGCACCTTTGTAGAATATAGTTCTATGAATGATTTGAAGTACTGCAGCTATCAACTGGGTGCTTCTGTTTGAGAGAGTTGCCAACAGTGACTCTTAAAGATGCCTAGGTGGTTGTGGTTTTTAAAAGTCTGGACCTGTAGCAATAGTAGCTCTTCTggtgacattttttttaaacatataaatttttttcagcatggaTATGGCAACCACATATGGTTTTCGAAGCGAATGCCTGCATCTGAATATCCTTCAAGGAATGAATACATAGGTGGTTTTGTAAATGGGGAACGACATGGACATGGGAAGTTCATATATGCCAGTGGAGCAGTGTACGACGGTGAATGGGTTTGTAATAAGAAGCATGGCAAGGTGAGTATTGACAAGTAGTAAGGAAAAACTACAGACAACAGCAGAGGAGACTGTTCTGCTCTGTGTAGTGGATCTCTAGATTTCTGTATGGAAAGCTACATTCAATTTGCAGTGTGGATGGAATCCCAACATAAAGGGCAGAGTCCACTGAAAGCAATAGGAGTCCTTCCGGGGACCTCGCTGGGCCACAGATTTGACTCTCTGGTTAGATGTCTGTTGTGTGtataaagaaatatgttttactGTGGAGATTTTCAGTGCAATAGGtgcatctttatttttgcagtggTTGGTCAGTATTTCACTTTTACACTGCGAGCTAATGGATTTCAAGCTATCCTTGCACAGGGATGTTCTCACATTAACAGACTGTTTTAAAAAACCTGTGAGCAGAGTGCCACATGCGCAAACTAAGGATTGCAAACAAGTCTTTCTATATGGGAGGGGAAATGTGTTTTCctcaaaatacttttcaaaatcAAACAGATATAGAGGTAATCTTCCTCCCAGCGGTGTACTTCAGTTAACGGATGACAATGTACTTTATAGAAGACGGTcggaaaaattattttgctttattttatctCCTATATTGCATTTTAGCCAAGattcttaaaaggaaatttgATTGAGAGCACTagtgttattttttctgatctttgatttatatttatattgaaATTAATCAAATTAATCTGTCTATAGGGCAAGATTGTCTTCAAGAATGGTCATGTTTATGAAGGAGAGTTCATAGAAGATCGTATAGTAGAATATCCTGCTTTTCGAGTGGATGCAATGAATGCGAAAGAGCTGAATACCATTTGCACAGGAAGTAATTTTGGCACTGGTAAGCAgtgtaagaaaacaaattctacTCAGTTCACATTTTGTTGTTCCTTTATACCATAATGTGAAGCTGTTTGTGCTTACTCAAGAGCCAGACCTATTTCTTCAAAGACCTTTGAGAAAGATGGGAGTTATCTTAATAATTAATGATTTTTGCTCCC
This window encodes:
- the PMS2 gene encoding mismatch repair endonuclease PMS2 isoform X1, with product MEVAESCLEPAKAIKPIDRKSVHRICSGQVVLNLGTAVKELVENSLDAGATNIDIKLKDHGAELIEVSDNGGGVEAENFEGLTLKHYTSKIQDFSDLIHVETFGFRGEALSSLCALSDVTIFTCHKSAKVGTRLVFDHNGKITQKTPFPRQQGTTVNIQQLFCTLPVRHKEFQRNIKKEYARMVQILQAYCIVSKGVRINCTNQVGQGKKSSVVSTTGSPSLKENIGAVFGQKQLQSLVPFVQLPPNEAVGEEYGLNTTDMPQNLYSITGFISRCDHGVGRSTTDRQFFFINQRPCDPAKVVKLVNEVYHLYNKHQYPFVVLNICVDSECVDINVTPDKRQILLQEEKLLLAILKTSLMEMFGSDVNKLNVNQKLLDVAGNWKKTLPEETEEPQVEVLPDSETESPSGEGKRIMTLARLRESFSLHQMTESNFRSPKKVKQQHSSPRQMSLDTTLSAVKTRKAVLSKESESCHKMDSKMSIPSRYLRKLEDNADSGFYSTSESDAGCSTPEAGSCVNSESVINPPEEEFCSSEEQLQNEYLKTVGRSEKPFKCDVQVLDTEPKLNQVNDWTNQNKLSQEASSSFPRVKCFKSRRFKSEADDLKAGKCPKVENTRNCMPSVDVLVEVKKKTVPLEFSMKVLTEKVKKVIQQQQKSTETQNYRRFKAKISPGENKVAEDELRKEISKEMFAKMEIIGQFNLGFIIAKLNSDLFIIDQHATDEKYNFEMLQQHTVLQGQKLIVPQNLNLTAVNETILIENLDIFRKNGFDFVINENAPVTQRVKLISLPTSKNWTFGPQDIDELIFMLSDCPGVMCRPSRVRQMFASRACRKSVMIGTALNVQEMRKLVTHMGEIEHPWNCPHGRPTMRHIVSLDLIAPE
- the PMS2 gene encoding mismatch repair endonuclease PMS2 isoform X3; this encodes MEVAESCLEPAKAIKPIDRKSVHRICSGQVVLNLGTAVKELVENSLDAGATNIDIKLKDHGAELIEVSDNGGGVEAENFEGLTLKHYTSKIQDFSDLIHVETFGFRGEALSSLCALSDVTIFTCHKSAKVGTRLVFDHNGKITQKTPFPRQQGTTVNIQQLFCTLPVRHKEFQRNIKKEYARMVQILQAYCIVSKGVRINCTNQVGQGKKSSVVSTTGSPSLKENIGAVFGQKQLQSLVPFVQLPPNEAVGEEYGLNTTDMPQNLYSITGFISRCDHGVGRSTTDRQFFFINQRPCDPAKVVKLVNEVYHLYNKHQYPFVVLNICVDSECVDINVTPDKRQILLQEEKLLLAILKTSLMEMFGSDVNKLNVNQKLLDVAGNWKKTLPEETEEPQVEVLPDSETESPSGEGKRIMTLARLRESFSLHQMTESNFRSPKKVKQQHSSPRQMSLDTTLSAVKTRKAVLSKESESCHKMDSKMSIPSRYLRKLEDNADSGFYSTSESDAGCSTPEAGSCVNSESVINPPEEEFCSSEEQLQNEYLKTVGRSEKPFKCDVQVLDTEPKLNQVNDWTNQNKLSQEASSSFPRVKCFKSRRFKSEADDLKAGKCPKVENTRNCMPSVDVLVEVKKKTVPLEFSMKVLTEKVKKVIQQQQKSTETQNYRRFKAKISPGENKVAEDELRKEISKEMFAKMEIIGQFNLGFIIAKLNSDLFIIDQHATDEKYNFEMLQQHTVLQGQKLIVPQNLNLTAVNETILIENLDIFRKNGFDFVINENEQGFLL
- the PMS2 gene encoding mismatch repair endonuclease PMS2 isoform X2, with product MEVAESCLEPAKAIKPIDHIKLKDHGAELIEVSDNGGGVEAENFEGLTLKHYTSKIQDFSDLIHVETFGFRGEALSSLCALSDVTIFTCHKSAKVGTRLVFDHNGKITQKTPFPRQQGTTVNIQQLFCTLPVRHKEFQRNIKKEYARMVQILQAYCIVSKGVRINCTNQVGQGKKSSVVSTTGSPSLKENIGAVFGQKQLQSLVPFVQLPPNEAVGEEYGLNTTDMPQNLYSITGFISRCDHGVGRSTTDRQFFFINQRPCDPAKVVKLVNEVYHLYNKHQYPFVVLNICVDSECVDINVTPDKRQILLQEEKLLLAILKTSLMEMFGSDVNKLNVNQKLLDVAGNWKKTLPEETEEPQVEVLPDSETESPSGEGKRIMTLARLRESFSLHQMTESNFRSPKKVKQQHSSPRQMSLDTTLSAVKTRKAVLSKESESCHKMDSKMSIPSRYLRKLEDNADSGFYSTSESDAGCSTPEAGSCVNSESVINPPEEEFCSSEEQLQNEYLKTVGRSEKPFKCDVQVLDTEPKLNQVNDWTNQNKLSQEASSSFPRVKCFKSRRFKSEADDLKAGKCPKVENTRNCMPSVDVLVEVKKKTVPLEFSMKVLTEKVKKVIQQQQKSTETQNYRRFKAKISPGENKVAEDELRKEISKEMFAKMEIIGQFNLGFIIAKLNSDLFIIDQHATDEKYNFEMLQQHTVLQGQKLIVPQNLNLTAVNETILIENLDIFRKNGFDFVINENAPVTQRVKLISLPTSKNWTFGPQDIDELIFMLSDCPGVMCRPSRVRQMFASRACRKSVMIGTALNVQEMRKLVTHMGEIEHPWNCPHGRPTMRHIVSLDLIAPE